The DNA window tcaaCCCGTTCTCCCAATTCATGAAAACAAAGCGACAATGAATTAAGGCAAGGAAGTAAATCATACCTCATGgttgttgcgttggcaactaaccttacctcacCTTGATTGCACCCAACGTCATGCGGATCATCCCATTGCATCTTACTACCATCAACACTTGCTCTCCTTCTCATCATGACATTACACCATAATCCTGCAAAGACAAAGTAaaaatgctcgggattgaaccggctatatcatcacagtAATAATAAAcctctttgtacaaaggtactttaaGGGGTTTATACAAAAGTAAATAACtctcatcctcactcttttcactcttttgggcctttaatttatttttcttttctttttctttggcctctttttctttctctttttctttttctctcctctcatctttttttcttttgatggtcatctcactcttttgttatCTCTTTCTTTCGACCATTTCACATTTCTTTTCACCCAATTCATGAATTATTCAAGAACATTTGGATTCAATTGAGCCAATGAAACATTTTGTCCATCAAGAAATGGATGTACAATAATTGCTCCTCCACCTAATGATTCAGCTTCCACTATACATTGTTTAACATCCTCCGACTCATCAACTAGTGGAATACTATCATCAACCACTTTCTCAACTACCACCCCAAATTTAGGCTCAACTACCACCTCATCCTCCACTCGAGATTCAAGCTCACACACAACATCAACATCCATTTGAGAATTAAGCTCAACTGGCGATATTATTATGGTCACCTCATCACGTGGACATTGAGTGATATCATGCCCGCCCTCAAagcaccaacaacatataacatcacaagtactagaaattaaatttttaaatgtaccttgatattcatatctTGTAGTTTCACATCTCGACTCCTTCTTTGGCCCAGCATTGATTTTCTCTCCCACGCTCCTTTGCCAAGTGGATGTCAAAGACTCCGTAGGCACATCACGTCCACCTCTTCTGCCCACTCTCCTATTCTCCTCACATCGTCTTTCATCATCACGTCGCAACGCTCTACTTCTTTCAACTCCACTATCTCGACTACTCTCATCAACATGCCTATCATGTATTGCCTCTTCTTCACAACCCCTATATTTCTCACGAATGGgtttaaactccttctcccacattttatccaaccctcctaatattaattgaaattgacgatcgtcaatcattatacctgcaagaaaaggttagtataaaacaataaaagataagtttcctcaccacgaatcctcaccggtcactccaatgaaaattcaatcGACTCCTTTTTTTTGTCCTCACTACAAAACCTCGCACGTCACTCCAAGAAATACACTCGCCCTCAAgtattttcactcgaatttgagaGTTCTCTCGTAGGGTACAGTTTCAGGCTTTGTAGCTTGTGTGCATCAAACCCACAAGTTCAATCTTCACGACACTTGCAAACTGACTTACACAGACTGCGtaaaacaagaaatttgaaattttttttttttattatgagaGTCACTTGAATATGACTCACAAGAAGGAACAAGATACAATGCTAAATAATAGcacaagattttttttatttatttatttattttatttatttttatttttttgattgtGAGAGACGCTTCAATATGGCTCCCACAagagaatagaacaaaatacCAAAATCAATCTATggtaaaatttcgaaattttggtattttttttttcctcttgcACAAGATGGATTTGTGCACacgaaaaaaaaagaaaaaaatttcagaaatttcgaaaatcaatgATTCACGAAAGATGAAGAACGAACGGATAAAACAGATCTGATACAAATGAAGGAtaaacacagatctgaaaaaaaataaaaaggataaacttacttgaatcaaagggaacctaaagctctgataccaaatgatatgaatctttgtacgagcgaatagcaaacacgattaaaatcgaatcgcgccctcaattcaataacgaacaaagaatcgttgtgttgtcccgatctttttgaacaagtaagtgtttaatattcacctctaaatcacgaagaatttagcaacaaatattaacgaagaataaaaaatcgaaattcaagcgaaccttcaaagaactcgtctttgacaatccgagtgaagaacaatcgacatgcgccacaaagtattaaactttgataagtttgatttgagaaacacacgaatgtgtatacaaagccacgctttgaaaaagttgagagaaaactcaaaactATGATTAAAACTCAATGAATAATGTATTGTACAATGATAAATTCGTCCATATATtcatcccaaaatcaaaagataacaaaaagaTAACTAGGTAACAAAATCTGCACCAAATCTTCGCAAATATagtaggacacggaccccgtgtaggcatCCGGGTAAGGGTCCATGTATACTCGGGAAAAATACTTTCCGGAAAAcaatggacacggaccccgtgtacaggtccgtgtaggctcgggaaTTCTCCTCCTCGACTGTaatgggcacggaccccgtgtacaggtccgtgtagactcggccgTGTTTTAATGGTATTCGTTTGGCCTTCAAGCTCACTCCCATGCCTCACGACTCCTTCAACCTTGCTTGCAAGCTCTTCTTGATTGCCCATGAGTCCATGCAATGCATCCTTGAATCTTCTTCCAACCATTAGCATGTCATGCCCGGTCAGATTCAAATCAGGAGGGGATAGCATCGGCCTCGATCAAAGGTTATCACAAATAAAGAGCAAAGAGCCTCAATAAGAAGCTTTACTCCCAAATGTGTGTCCCCATTTGTTGCGAGAACCTCAAATACACCATTATCAATGGTTAAGATGCTGACATCAAATGTCCCACCACCAAGGTAAAAAACAAATGTTCTTTTCACCGCCTTTCTTGTCTAAACCATATCAATCGCTGCTGCAGTCGGCTCATTGATGATTCTCACAACATTCAACCCAGCAATTACGCCAGCATGTTTATGGGCCTGCCTCTGAGCATCATTGAAGTAAGCTGCAAGAAGAGATTATACAAAACAATTTGAGTCAATATTAGCGTATTGTTCGCTGTCAGAATAGAAGACTTTTAAGTATCAAAACTTTACCAGGAACAGTGACAATGGCACCTTTAATTTTCTTTCCAAGGTAAGCCTCTACTGTCTCCTCcatctttataaaaatcatggcACTAATCTCCTCAGGACTGAAGACCTTAGTCTCACTGTCTTTTATCTTGACTTCAATATAAGGTTTCCCATCCTTGTTGACAAATTTGTATGGGGCAAGCTTCACGTTCCTTTGAACTTTTTATCTTCAAATCTCTGGGATAGCAAGGGTTAAGGATTGTAATGTCTGTTCCTCAGTGTGATTAAATCATGAGAGTACAAAAAATAACAAGACATTACTTTCTTCCAATAAGTCGTTTGACATCAAAGACCGTTCTTTCGGGGTTAACAGCTGCCTGATTCTTCGCAGCCTCTCCAATCAACCTCTCACCATCAGTGAATCCAACCCGTGAAGGGGTGATATGATTACCTTGGTCGTTTGCTATGATTTAAACATGTACATTTTTATAAACACCGACACAGTGAATAAGTCGTACCAAGGTCTATCCCAGTAACTGTTCCAAGTTTTTTAGCCTCCTCTTTAGCAATGGAAAATGCAAATAAACTCCCTGTCCAAGGAATCGACCCATACGTTAACACATCAACTCGAGCATATACAATAGACGATAACTAGCTTTGACTTCTCTATGATAAATTTTCTAATACTAGAGCACACTATATAAACTCTTCTTCAGTACTAGAAATATCGATTGGCCTTTCACAAAACTTCTCTGCAAACAAAAGCTTATTCCGTATATCAAATTCGAATCCAAACCTCTATTATTTTCACAATAATAAAACGAAACGTGATAAAACTATCGACCTCAGACACCATTATcggataaaaaaaataactgcaactcaaaaaaagaaagaaaaggatATGTATCGCAAATCTCATTATTGACAAATCAGCTACACGTTAAATTATCACGGTTCAAATATAAAAACGAACACATTCCAAAATTCAAAAGAAGATAGTAGCTATCTACTGCGCAGCAGATTCAAAAACAGCGCTAAATTCAACTACAAAACGCTTAGTTTCCAAACGTTTACCTAGCAAAACGATCGCGAAGACGAACGGAGATGCGCGCCTTTCCCACGCGGCAGCCATAAGCTTTGGAACTCGACAATCAACGATACAAATCTCTCTGTCTCTCAATTTATTGAGTTCTGAATCTGAAATATACACAATGGACCAACTCGTCACGGGTGATGACGTGGAGCAGCAATCTCGCGCGTGGGGATAAAGTCCAATTGGAATGTGGAGTGTCACCTGTAGAAACGTGGACCAATCAGGATCGGAGAGAGGAATCGAGGACCAATTGGGTTGTTTCTGAGAGATGTGACGATCGTGGCCGTTGGATGGCAAATCGTGAGAACCGCGAAACGTGTCCAGTTTCGTAGATATTATGGAAAAATTAGTTATGCTGTTTCGTAGATATTGTGGAAAAATTAGTTACGTTGAATTCATGagtaattttaataaaataaataaataaatataattacatCGACGTACACATTGCGTGcttgtacaatattttttataattcatttggtttgtatttaaataaatatcaaaatataattataagaaataacgAGATATTACGCTGTAATTTTGATacatgaattaaaaaaaaaaaaagagagaaaaaaagacCAAAGTAAGAATTGAACCTACAAATTGATTCTTAGAAAACAAAGATTCTATCTATTAATCTACATGTGACTTACATTTATATTTTAacaatttattaatatataatattattaaaacagactATGACACCAAAAATTAGTTATTCTAAGAGGTCTTAAACTTAATTATATAGTATAGAAATATAGATAGTATAGATATATATTTGATCAATTCGATTTGTTAACATCACTACTAAAcacattttatatttaaattttgttgtataaattgataattttaactttattgTTTTTAGATAATTTTGTGAATGACTCTTCATTTCTAAATTAGATGGCCAAAAATAACATATTTCCAAACACTATTAAAAATTAGTATTAAATTTGTTAATatccataaatataaaataaaacataaatgaAAATTAAAGTTATTATAAAGTAGTTGACTACTACTTTTATTCATCTTAATATGTGCATTATTTCTAAAGAAATACGGAGGTTAACAATCTTGGTATATTTTTACATTTTAATTATcgaatttatcatttaattatttttgtgaaattattcgttttaaaaaaatcttgcattaattaatttttgaaatctagtgtatataaacataaaataaatagaGTCAAGATAATaactttattttataaaaaatattttgtacaaataatataaaataatatggcaaaaacttgtatgaggcggtctcacagatcgtattttgtgagacggatctcttatttgagtcatccacgaaaaagtattattttttgttttacaacTCTTTGTAACAAAATTCTAATATGATTTATAACTGTCTAAATCGAAACTCGTAGTGATATCTCAACACAAAATCTGGCTATTTAAGAATCATCTGTTGATCCTTAAAAGATCTAACGTAGATTTAGCTTGTTGTCGGAAGAACAAGAGTTCTCTTAGTCTTGCATATTGAAAGCTTGAATCTTGTTAAAATGAGTTGTTATCTTAGATTCTAAATTTGCATATTTATACTTGAAAAACTCCAACAGTCggaataaaattttaaacattcatTTTCTATTAAATTCCAACATAATGACATTGTCGATCTTTTTTCATCATATGATGCATTAAATGCTAATTTaatgtttatttgtttttaactGTTTGAGATCTTAGCTTCTGAAAAGTTGATTAACTATTTGACATTTTAAGAAATATTATATCAATTAATAGTTGTTAGGACAATGTGTTTATCATTTTTTGATAGTCAGTTgttagaacatttcatgttcacaatcttgattttaatgttaacaaaacttgttatttgtTACTGATAAATTTACCTAAATGTGCGGAGCTGAGATCAGTTACGAGCTGTCAAAATCGCAAATTGAAGACGTcaaactgatcgcacaaactaaACCAGTCAAACTGAAATGTCAacgaacagttcaactgattgtccagctaataggtggttcagcatgagaacttcagaagcccggccagctgatgaagagttcagctgatgaagagcccaactgagcAGTTCAACTAAAAGGgagaaatcagttcaactgacgagtcaactaatCTCACCAGTCCAACtaaagatcagttcagattaccagttcagagcatcagttagaaccaatcagttgcagatcaagacaagcttatccAAGTGGATTCCAGCTCAGCACAAGGGTAAAAATCAAATGACAAATTATAAACGTTGCAGCCATACTTAAAGTTAAGACGTTCCAGAAAAAGTCAGACAGTACAAGACACACATTTTGAGGAAAGGATTCAAACCTGCAGCagacatatttgatgagtcttgatgcaCGATCACATTGCCTCAATAAATACAAGACCAAAACCATCAACAACACAAGTGTGTGAAGACGAAGAGAGGGCACGCTCAATTCATATCAGTTTACAAGAAGCATTCAACCCATATTTGAGgaaacacttcaacgtgtttaTCAGCTTAAATAAAAAGCCAAAATCCCTCAGTATGTGAGAACACTTTTGTGTTATATTAATTGTTCAAttctctctcacacacacatacaatcactcacatatataaGAGAGTAGATCTTATAGAATCAGCTGAGTgggtcttgcacaaagacgtaaaacttgtgtatgtagtctttaacacatagacgttaaagaagtgttggctggaaggtactgccttcagtctagactaggagttcagttaggcagtagcgtaagtcctaaggtgagtgggtttgtacaaggtgttgtataaataaaagtcttctaatggatcctacccgaggtggtagaaggggtgacgtaggagcagttgaagtctctgaacatccataaacaaatcttgtgttatttctgtttaatTGCTTGTTCtttttcttaactgatttgatcattTCAGCTGATATCTgttcagttctgtccataactgaaatgatataAGTCAGAACTGATTTCAtgtaattttcagttattcagttgcacaagatataaaactgatcagctttcttaacgaaggattacttcgagaaTTTTTCGATttgtaaccaaactcgatttaattcatcgatgatttcattcttagaacacgagctattgcagctcattgatttattatgtttgaagcaccttcacAGGTGTCAAAAATGATCCTTCATCAATAATTGACTTGACTTGGATTATCCATCTTGATATGTTAATATATGACCGGTTGGACTTTGAGCATATATTTGATATAGCGGTCTGACTTGAAATAGACGAGTGATGATATTTTGTCTGCATCTTTGAGTATGTGATATTATGCTAAGAGATTTGACTTATCTCACCTCTAGAAATATGTAAATAAATGAAAATGGCAGCTGACCTTGAAACGACTCGATGTTGTTATTTTGCCATTACCAAAATTAAGGTTATTTATATTCCAACATATAGTAATGGATgtataaatcaagaaaaaaaaaagcgaAAGTTGCTGATAGGAGTAATCTTgtcgaaaaataaataaaaaaattcaagtgaAGTGAGTTTAACAAATACAGAATGTAAATTTCATtcttgttaaaatgttattttcagctaaaaatattatttgtgaagTAATTATTGAAACGACCCTAACTTTTTACCTTTGAAATTCTACTAAGTTTTTTTTACCATTTAACATTTCTATCAATCaaataacatattaaaatctcaaatgcacaaaaatttttaaatcctcAATTAACCAAAAATCATACATCGACCTTTAACAAGATCaactaacatcaaaataaagcata is part of the Primulina tabacum isolate GXHZ01 chromosome 18, ASM2559414v2, whole genome shotgun sequence genome and encodes:
- the LOC142532274 gene encoding luminal-binding protein 5-like — protein: MAAAWERRASPFVFAIVLLGSLFAFSIAKEEAKKLGTVTGIDLANDQGNHITPSRVGFTDGERLIGEAAKNQAAVNPERTVFDVKRLIGRKNVKLAPYKFVNKDGKPYIEVKIKDSETKVFSPEEISAMIFIKMEETVEAYLGKKIKGAIVTVPAYFNDAQRQAHKHAGVIAGLNVVRIINEPTAAAIDMV